ACTTATATTAATTACGACATAAAGCTTCTTGAACCTAAACTGATTAGGCAATCTGATGAAACTTTAAATCAGATATTTCTTTATGCTCCAAATCCTCATTAAACCTTGGGTAAGTCAATACATCCAACTGCTCTGTACTAATTGTCATTTTCTTATTTTGGGGGTTACTTTTTCATTTCTTAATTAAGTTATTTCTTTATGATGAGTTTTTTTAATTGATTTTTAAAATACCAATTGATAAATACCCATACAATTAAAGAGGTTAATATAGCAGCAACTATTGTAACTACAACTTTTATTCCATATGTTAAGTTACTCACTGATATTAGGCTCAATAACACAAGTAAAAATGAGATTATAATAGCATATGCTTGATTTTTTCTGTTATTTGATAATTGCACAGTGGTCTCGATTATTTTTAATCCTTCTAGTAGATTGTTATAAGAGTCAGATACTTCTTTTTCCCTTAATCCCTTCCAAACTTGTCGATTCCAAGTAGGCAAGTATAATAACAAATATTCACCAAAGTTATAATAATGCTCCAGATTTTTAGAAAATAAATAATAGTATTTAATTATTTCATTCATTGATGAAGTCGGTAATTTGATATCTAAAAACAGCGATAGTTTCCAAGATAGCACTTTTAAATAAAACACCTCAAATCTATAAAATTCTGTAAACAAATAATATGCTAGCACCCTATATTCTATAAAATCTTGAAAATTTTTTATATTTGGATTTAATGTCGTAATCGTTTTATTGTAGACCTCTTTTGCTTCATTGCCAAAAACATATATTGTCCCATCCTCAGACGGCATTGCTAATCTATCGTTATAGATAGCAATATTATCTAAGTATGTGGCTATAGTCTCTTTTCTTAGATCCTCAAAGGCTGAATCCCCAGAAAGTATGCCCCACAATTCGTTTATATATTTTTTTCCAAATTCATCGATTGATAGCTCTTCTTTAAAGCTTCTAATAGTGATATAAGGATAACAATCGATTTTATCATAAACAAGTTCTTCTTCTTTATCTTTTATGCCTACCTTTTTTCCTTTTTCCAATATTTTTTGAATATATTGGTATCCTATATAATCTATGCGTTTATCATCTCTATATTTACTGTTTTTATAAGCAGTAATTGGTATTTTTTTAACAATTGAATATGGAAAAGCAGGAAGCCCCAATTTAACAACATTTATGACTTCCTCTATACAATGATTGCCTTTTAAGGGAACACACACTGTAAGAGTACCAACACCTATATCATATAACGTACTAAAAATAATAAGATCGGTGTCTAAACTATCATTTGTATAACTACGTTCTTTAAATATTATGCGTGAATATTTATTTAAGTGTACATCTTCCTCAGAAATATACATTTTATCTAAATAAGATATATTTCTGACAAATTTTGAACATTTATCAGCATATTTTTTTGACCCATTATCTTTAAATTGATCTAAAAGAATTCCAAAATCTGCTAGACTATTAACAATTTTTTTAGCATCAATAGGATGTCCAAAATCAAAGGAATACATAAAGATTATATCGGCATCCCCTAAAATTAATTTATTTCTTTCTAAATTATTTGACTTCATGTTAGTTCCTTAATATTATTTGATACATACGATTAAAGTATAATTGTGATCCTCAAAAATAGGGTTATTTAAGAAAGTTGCTTTAAGTGTTTCATTGTATTCCTCAATTTTAGTTTTGAAATTGTCTTCCCCTACATCTTTTGCGTACAACCTAAGAGCAGATGTTGCTTTATCTGCCGCGAAGTTCACTAATTGACTTATATCATATTTGCGGAATTCTTGAATTTCTTTAATAGTGCTTATTTTAAAATTTGTGTTATTTAGTAATTCTATTAACGCATCTATATTTGGAAATCTCTCTGTTTCAATTTGGTAAATCTCGGGAAAATGTTTCATCAATACTAGATTACTCAATTGTTCATGAGATAAAGTGTTCAAAAGAAAAACTCCTTTTCTTTTCAATATTCTATGTATCTCTGATAGTGCCAGTTTTTTATCATAAACCCATTGAATTACTTGACTCATTACAGCCGTATCAAACGAACTATTTTTAAATGGTAAAGATTCAGCATCACCAAGGATATAGTGACCAGATAAATCCTTTTCTTTTGCTTTTTTTAACATGTCTAACGATTTATCTAAGCCACATAATAGTGCACAACGCTGGTCAGCGAACAAACTGGTATATCTGCCTATACCGCATCCAATGTCTATAACTTTCCTGTTGCAGAATTTGCCGTATTCAACGAATGAACTAAATAACTTAGGATACGGTTTCCTATGATTTTTAAATGCCTCAGGATATTCTTTATTTTGCATAATTATCTTATCTCTTATTTTTTTCAGAAATTTTAAATTCTCAAGTGGGTGGAACGATTGCATATAAGTCGTCCATATCCAACATTAATTTAGTATATTATAAAAGTAGTGACATCTGAAATCTATTTCTGATATATCTTCTCGAATCCTATGAACTAACTGATTTACAATCTTTCGGCAATCTGATGAAACTTTAAATCCGATTTCTCTTTATGATATTCAACTTCTCCCGGAACTCCTATGGCATCAGCTCTGCATTGTTTGCAGCAGGTGAAAAGTCGCATGTGCTTTCTCACTGCCACTCTTGCTCTGTCCATCTGCGCACAGCTAGGTCTCTTTAGCCTTCTGAACTCGCCCAGTGGTATGAGAGGCATGACGTTCATGATGTAGGCATAGGGTGACGCCCATCGAGCTATTTCCTCGATCTCATGTTCGTTTATTTTGGGAATTAAAACCGTGTTTATCTTCACGGTGATGCCCATTTCTCTCGCGAGACGAACCCCCAATCGCTGGTTTCTGAGCAGTACGCCCAAGTCAGCACTTTTTTTGCCATCCAGAGTTATGTATCTATATATCTTTTTGGCTGTTTTAGGAGTAGCAGCATTGATCGTCACCGTTATGTAATCCAGACCAGACAGCTGATGCATTTTTTCCGGCAGCAGAAGACCGTTGGTGCATAAACAGGTCTTCAA
The genomic region above belongs to Methanocellales archaeon and contains:
- a CDS encoding class I SAM-dependent methyltransferase — translated: MQNKEYPEAFKNHRKPYPKLFSSFVEYGKFCNRKVIDIGCGIGRYTSLFADQRCALLCGLDKSLDMLKKAKEKDLSGHYILGDAESLPFKNSSFDTAVMSQVIQWVYDKKLALSEIHRILKRKGVFLLNTLSHEQLSNLVLMKHFPEIYQIETERFPNIDALIELLNNTNFKISTIKEIQEFRKYDISQLVNFAADKATSALRLYAKDVGEDNFKTKIEEYNETLKATFLNNPIFEDHNYTLIVCIK
- a CDS encoding radical SAM protein, with amino-acid sequence MSENHPCFDENAHFHVGRIHLPVAPKCNIKCRYCEANICSDLRGVPGATLKIMPPSEVLSAVKNAIKADPRNRIVAVAGPGDPLANDQTFETLALVKNHFPELKTCLCTNGLLLPEKMHQLSGLDYITVTINAATPKTAKKIYRYITLDGKKSADLGVLLRNQRLGVRLAREMGITVKINTVLIPKINEHEIEEIARWASPYAYIMNVMPLIPLGEFRRLKRPSCAQMDRARVAVRKHMRLFTCCKQCRADAIGVPGEVEYHKEKSDLKFHQIAERL